Proteins encoded within one genomic window of Oncorhynchus masou masou isolate Uvic2021 chromosome 1, UVic_Omas_1.1, whole genome shotgun sequence:
- the LOC135556443 gene encoding ankyrin repeat domain-containing protein 34B-like encodes MEDVTEVRTDGNSLLKAVFLSRLRLTRLLLEGGAYINESNERGETPLMVSCRTRHTDAQSVPKHKMVRYLLESGADPNIQDKAGKTALMHACLEQAGVDVLSLLLGSGADPSLNDHSGSSTLVYAVNAGDKEALRVLLDACKAKGKEVIIITTDKLPSGCQMTKQYLNVPPPPDLEERMHCTPGSATCCMSPSDIQLRTPPQGSPAITSTHPGSPHLGLREHQHHQGGGRGTTISGSTGSDSSQPGSPTRDPNLLRGHSPGVGKLLHVQRLHSEPWLKIPPSLLLQQSKASNLTEELLDITPEEELSFWVNSLAFSGSGRAGPGVHPTLARHQSIDAKDATGLLRALEQVAGSEGGGGGRRRGLSRKMSYDSAAAFSHPNLLHRWDGGGCPNCPCGVHEPVLPVDKTSLDCCLPNLSVSSLKNVVRHRNIGMDHYSSDSQLPQFGHSSHPECNESHRGIGGVVGGTEKRKLVTSRSSTLSGSRESLENTAQRRGPANLERRGSGALLLDHISHTRPGYLPPLNPHAPIPDIGVSPTSTCPSLSGSTKALNLNGGVVAGPGSKPLVPCAPSFHRDLKFKTLLRRHSMQTEQIKQLVNFEELFIH; translated from the exons ATGGAGGACGTAACGGAGGTGCGTACGGATGGGAACTCCCTACTCAAGGCCGTGTTCCTGAGTCGACTGCGTCTGACACGCCTGCTGCTGGAGGGAGGGGCTTACATCAACGAGAGCAATGAGCGCGGTGAGACTCCCCTCATGGTGTCGTGCCGGACACGCCACACGGACGCACAGAGCGTGCCCAAACACAAGATGGTTCG GTACTTGCTGGAGAGTGGTGCTGACCCAAACATCCAGGATAAGGCCGGTAAGACTGCTCTGATGCATGCGTGTCTGGAGCAGGCCGGAGTGGATGTCCTCTCTCTGCTGCTGGGGAGTGGAGCCGACCCCAGTCTGAACGACCACTCTGGCTCCTCAACTTTGGTCTATGCTGTCAATGCAGGGGACAAGGAGGCCCTGAGAGTCCTACTGGATGCCTGCAAGGCCAAGGGCAAGGAG gtcatcatcatcaccacggACAAGCTACCTTCGGGATGCCAGATGACCAAGCAGTATTTGAACGTGCCTCCACCGCCCGACCTGGAAGAGCGCATGCACTGCACCCCTGGCTCGGCCACCTGCTGCATGTCCCCCTCAGACATACAGCTCCGCACCCCTCCACAGGGTTCCCCCGCCATCACCTCCACCCACCCAGGGAGCCCCCACTTGGGCCTCAGGGAGCACCAGCACCACCAGGGTGGTGGAAGGGGAACCACCATCTCTGGTTCTACTGGTTCTGATTCTTCTCAGCCAGGCTCCCCAACCAGGGACCCTAACCTGTTACGAGGCCACAGTCCTGGGGTGGGGAAGCTGCTCCATGTCCAGCGGCTCCACTCAGAACCTTGGCTGAagatccctccatccctgctgCTGCAGCAGAGCAAGGCCTCTAA CCTGACTGAGGAGCTGCTGGACATCACCCCAGAGGAGGAGCTCTCCTTCTGGGTCAACAGCTTGGCCTTCTCTGGGTCCGGAAGGGCAGGGCCCGGGGTACATCCAACCCTCGCCCGTCACCAGAGCATCGACGCCAAAGACGCCACGGGGCTGCTAAGGGCCTTGGAGCAG GTGGCTGGAAGCGAGGGAGGTGGCGGAGGacgaaggagaggcctgagtaggaAGATGTCTTATGACAGCGCTGCAGCTTTTTCCCACCCCAACCTCTTGCACCGGTGGGACGGAGGAGGCTGCCCCAACTGTCCCTGTGGCGTTCATGAACCAGTCCTCCCAGTGGACAAAACCTCCCTAGACTGCTGCCTCCCTAACCTGTCCGTGTCCAGCCTAAAGAATGTAGTCCGCCACCGCAACATCGGCATGGACCACTATAGCTCTGACTCCCAGTTGCCCCAGTTCGGCCACAGCAGCCACCCAGAGTGTAATGAATCCCACAGAGGCATAGGGGGTGTTGTAGGGGGAACTGAGAAGCGTAAGCTGGTCACCAGCCGGTCATCCACCCTGTCAGGCTCCAGGGAGTCCCTGGAGAACACTGCCCAGAGAAGGGGACCCGCAAACCTGGAGAGAAGAGGCTCGGGGGCCCTGCTCCTGGATCATATCTCCCACACCCGGCCGGGATACCTGCCTCCTCTTAACCCCCACGCACCCATACCCGACATCGGGGTCAGCCCCACCTCAACCTGCCCCAGCCTGAGTGGAAGCACCAAAGCACTGAATCTGAATGGGGGTGTTGTAGCAGGGCCGGGGTCAAAACCTCTCGTCCCCTGTGCACCTTCCTTCCACAGGGATCTGAAGTTTAAGACATTGCTGAGAAGACACTCCATGCAGACTGAGCAGATTAAACAGCTTGTCAACTTCGAGGAGCTCTTCATCCACTAA